From a region of the Triticum aestivum cultivar Chinese Spring chromosome 7D, IWGSC CS RefSeq v2.1, whole genome shotgun sequence genome:
- the LOC123166920 gene encoding probable histone H2AXb, with the protein MAIAGSGRGKAKPAASAKSVSRSSKAGLQFPVGRVARYLKVGKYAQRVGAGAPVYLAAVLEYLAAETLELAGNAARDNKKNRIVPRHIQLAVRNDEELSRLLGSVTIAAGGVLPSIHTTLLRKKAGKGKGDIGSASQEF; encoded by the exons ATGGCCATCGCCGGCAGCGGGAGGGGCAAGGCGAAGCCCGCCGCCAGCGCCAAGTCCGTGTCCCGGTCGTCCAAGGCCGGCCTGCAGTTCCCCGTCGGCCGCGTCGCCCGCTACCTCAAAGTCGGCAAGTACGCGCAGCGCGTCGGCGCCGGCGCCCCCGTCTACCTGGCCGCCGTTCTCGAGTACCTCGCCGCAGAG ACCCTGGAGCTCGCTGGGAACGCGGCGCGGGACAACAAGAAGAACCGGATCGTGCCGCGCCACATCCAGCTGGCGGTGCGCAACGACGAGGAGCTGAGCCGGCTGCTGGGCTCGGTCACCATCGCCGCCGGCGGGGTGCTGCCCAGCATCCACACCACGCTCCTCCGCAAGAAGGCCGGCAAGGGCAAGGGCGACATCGGCTCCGCTTCCCAGGAGTTTTAG
- the LOC123164059 gene encoding histone H2A-IV-like — MAIAGSGRGESKPTVSTKSVSRSSMAGLQIPVSRVTRYLRVGSCTKHGSTVTPVYLATKTLEPAGNTARGNKKNRIVPRHIQLAVCNDEELSRLLCAFTIADDGLMLDIHTVLLPRGPTRPRTTSTGKHPSTLPHTVICSVCDAPCITHHYEAKIRSCMCDIFSNHVL, encoded by the exons ATGGCCATTGCCGGTAGCGGGAGGGGCGAGTCGAAGCCCACCGTCAGCACGAAGTCCGTGTCTCGGTCGTCCATGGCCGGCCTCCAAATCCCCGTCAGCCGCGTCACCAGGTACCTCAGGGTAGGCAGTTGCACAAAACACGGCAGTACCGTCACCCCCGTCTACCTCGCCACTAAG ACCCTGGAGCCTGCCGGCAACACGGCGCGGGGTAACAAGAAGAACCGGATCGTGCCGCGGCACATCCAGCTAGCGGTGTGCAACGATGAGGAGTTGAGTCGGTTGTTGTGCGCGTTCACCATCGCCGACGACGGGCTGATGCTCGACATCCACACCGTGCTCCTCCCAAGAGGGCCGACAAGGCCAAGGACGACATCCACCGGCAAGCATCCTAGCACCCTGCCGCACACGGTTATCTGTAGCGTGTGCGATGCACCTTGTATCACACACCATTACGAGGCGAAAATTCGCAGTTGCATGTGCGATATTTTTTCTAACCATGTGCTATGA